TCCGGCTTCAAATCACTGGCCTCCAACGGTTCAACTGGCAGTGATTCAACAGAATCGAAGTAGAAGAACTGCAAAATCAAGAAAGTACATTAACATTACAAATTTTCTGCAAACATATATTCTCGCTGATCAAAATATTTGACATTTTTTACTTATAATAGTCACCAAGTTGTGATTTTGGCAACTATTTTCTACTAGAGTAATCTAATAAACTTATGTATTACGAAAGTTAAGGCAGTCTAAATATGACATTCATGTTCCAAACTAAATATGTTAAGTTGTCGAAAAGTTTCAAATGTTTCGCATGATCTTGTATAAAATGTCAAGCATTTGTGCTAGAAGCGAGTAGAATATTATATTCAAGAAAGCACCAGCAGATTCTAACCTGGTAAAGTGGGTGGAATTTCCCTGAGCATGCTTTAACAACTTCCTGACCTACAATACCACCAAACATTGCAGCCATAGGATTCAAAACAGCCCTGGAACCACTTGCGAAATGCTGCAGGAGCTTTTTATCAGTTTCTTCAACCTTACTTTCACCAAGACTTTCATTAATACTAATAGCAAAATCTATAAGCTTTTGTGCATCGTCAGCTGAACCAGCAATTGGGAATCGCAGCAACTCAGTCCTAAACTTGTCCAGAGCTTGGAAGGCCAAATGCAAAAGAGGTGGGCGGTCAAACTTGGAGAAATCACTCATGAGAAATTCTCCTGGCTCCTTGATTGCCTCCTTCAAGGTTTTGAACTTAAGAACCTTGGGTGGCTTCACTTGTGTGACAATACCACCTCTAATGTAAGTGCCATATGAGGTGGTGTCTTCTTCTAGAGTAAAAGAATAAGGCCTAGCACTCTTAATCTTTCTTGGTTTTCCATCATTGAGCTCAGTCATTCCATGCACTTCAGAGAAAATAACTAGATCGCCATCCTGGAACTCCAGACGCTCATCATCCACACAAGAAACAAGTGCTGGGTTGTCATTGCTGATTGATGCCACAATTCCTGTATGCGGCTCCTCACCATCAACATCCAAAACAGTAAACTCAGGACCAAAGTCACAGAAAACACTGCCGAAAAGACCACGAACTTCCGACTTAATGAAAGCAATTGGTGGCTGATGGCTATGACAGTAATCATCAAACTCAACTGCTTTTTCTATGCTGATATCAGTAAAAACCACAGCCTGTAAGTTGGTCAGGAAGCTATCAGCTTGAGTCTTTGAGAATACAGAGCAGACAAATATTACTAAGTCTAAATCAAAAGGCATATATAATATATTCCATAGAGCACCATAAAATAAATCAACTAGGTTTACGAGTAAAGGCCGGTTTGGGAGAGATCCAGCTCCAAAATTTATCACATTATGGAGCTTATAGGCTCAAATAAAGTGGTTTAAGCATTTATTTTAGTCTAATCTAAAATACCATGTAGATGAGCCACCATGTAAATAATTCATAGAACTAGAGATGCCCAGATCCACTGGAGCTCTCCCAAACATACTTAAGTCATCAACATACTTAAGTCATCATGCAAAAATAGTTGCCATCACTTGAAATAGGAACATGGCTCTGAAACTCTTCGCGACAACTCTTTGAGACAATGCTGGCATATGGCAGAATATATATGCAACAAAAGATGCACTAAACTGATAATGTGTGTCAACAGAACAGATGCTGATAAACCATTTTGTAGTTTTCTATATGACTTTTCTACTGTGTAGTTGTGGTATGATACAATTGGGCCGTTTGACTCTATTTTTACAACGCATGTTAGACATGCCACTGTTTTTCTAAGTTGTATTCTGAACATAAATTTCTCTTTCAACATATTGTAGTTACAGTATTATAACCATAAGAATTTGTACTTTTGTATCACTGAACTAAAATATTTATCCTGATTGTTGATCAAGTTACAAAATCGAAACATGTCTTTTACAATACACATATATGCGCACAacagctcatttcatgcttgtGTACCTGAAAGTTAGAAAGCTGCTCCTTGGTCAAATCACCAGTTATGGTAGAGATGATAACAGCATTGTTAAGCTCTTGAAGCTTTGGAACACATGCTTGAGCACGGTTTTGACCAACATCCTTCTCGGAGAGGAAGAAGTTGCTTGATAAGTCCCATAGGTCAACTTTGCCATCATCATGCAAGGTTACGGACTTGACACCCGCAAGGACAAGGTTCTTTGCTGCAATGATCAAGTGGCATTAAGAAAGTAGTGTATCAAaaatagaaagaacaaaagataACCCAAAGGCCTTATAAAATTTAGCAATCTGAATTCTCAAAACAACTTCAAAAACTCTAAATCTAAACAAGATAAATTGCAAACATATTTTGCTTTAACATCTGAAGCTCCCAAATTGGTACTGTGACTACCAGCATTGCACCATAAATTCAAAAATCAGTCACGTAACACATCAGATCTAATAACTGACCAGCGACAATCACGTCAGTGCAGCTTCAGGATGGCAATAAGAAATGTTTGTCAAAGCTAATGGTTAGCTTAAAGCACATGTGCACTGCAGAAAGCTTTGAAATAATAAGATACTTATAGATACCAACATTCTGAAAGTTAGGGGTGACCCTGCGCTGACACATATTCAGTGAACAAGGATAAAGATTGCAGCTCAAGTAACTGATGTGCATCATGCCATTATATTCATGCCTAATGACGTAAAGCATTAGTACAAGAAAAAATAGGGGAAATAAATTATACATTTATGGGTTGAAGATCGAACACGTCCATTAGGGTTCTCTTGTAGTTGAATCGAAATTTTTTAAGACAAGTATCCCTCCTATTGAAGCTTACTGTTTCTGCAAGTTGCTATTGAAGTATCTAAACAATCGTGGGAATAAATCAGTAAGATTCTTGAGGTATGTCCTGTTGGAGATGATCTAAGTGATGTGAAGTGAGGCAGTTACTAGGTATATGAAATCATAAAGCACATCAGCAGGTGGTAGTAACTAACTAGGGACTGAAAGTATAAAAAAAGATATACATGTTAAAGGATCAAGATTTGGATGGTAAGCACAACATTAATAGTCTGATTTGCAAGATCAGATTGGGCAAGGTGTAAAAAAAGGTGACCAGCCCGCCCTATCAGTTTATTACTGTGCATCTATGTAATCTATATAAGCTCGAAATTTTTAAAGAGCAGGAGGagtaatatatataataaataaataaggtTAATCTGGCAGGGCATACCAATCTCAGCGCCGAGTCCCTGTAGTCCAGAGACGAGGACGTTGGAGCCGAAGAGTCGCTTCATGGTCTCGCGTCCGTAGACGGCGAGCTGGCGGCTGTGGAGGTCCTCATCGATCTCGGGCGCCCTGGCGGCCATGGGGTCGTCCTGGGCGGGTGCGGGGGCGGCGGGTCGGGGGGCCTTGTTGTGCAAGTCCTGGACCTCGCCGGCGTCGACCCCCCGCTTCCGGGGAAGCATATAGAGTAGGAGGCCGGCGAGGAGCCCGagtacggcggcggccgcgagggcTTGGGGCGGGAAGGGGAGGCGCGTCAGATCCAGGTCGGGCGGGAACCTGCAGGGATCGGATCGGGCGGGGGCGAGGGTCTACTCGgtcggggtgggggtgggggtgggggtggggggaggaGATCTCAATCTCTCTATCTCACCTTGTTGGATTCGATGCCGGACGCCGCCCTGCTTCTTCACCTCTAGGGTTTTGACAGGGGAAGCGAGGCGAGAGCAGGGTTCACGTATCCGACCggtgaccggtaaccgccggcctccggttccggtataccggtccggtttggccggttaccggtcggaaccggtggaattcaaatttgaattcaaacttccccgttcaaccggttccgatcggtatgccggtcggttagaccggtataccggccggtttggccggtataccggccggtttggatggtaaccggccggtttgactggtacaggtcaaattcaaatttttttctttttttttaaattcaaatgcccacaaagtatactaaataaatgtttgtacaacatattttagtctaaatgaaccctccaactcttttttatactacttttacattgtatttgtatactttcgtatgcacgttttttttatttaacttataaattccgcaaaccatactaaatgaacgaatttttgagaaaatttgacaccattagattcatcacaccttgaaatatttttaggaattttttgagaatttttcatttttttgaattcaaattcaaaatttgaatttggaccggttgggaaccggtcggaaccggaaccggtccggaccggtttgaccggttaccggtcaaaccggaccggttcccaccggtaaggttAACCATGGGCGAGAGACAATTTCTTTCTAGGAGGAGGGCTCAATTGTAAAAGTTTGGTAGTAGCTCTAGCTCCTCGTGGCATGGAcagggacccacctgtcagtgtCGCGGCAAGATGTGCTTTCCttgcaggaggcggcgcccagGCCCAGCTCAGAAAAGGAGAGGCTGCAAAGTGGGCCTCTATCTCACCACTACAATTTCATTCCTTCCTTGAGGCCTCTTCCTCCAGCAGCTTTTGATCGAAGTACCACAACCCAGCACTCAAACCGTATGCATATCAAGAAGGGACTACTCTATACGAGTGGTAGATGAAAAGCAAGCAAATGTTAGGAGTCACCAGTCAAATCATCACACAAGGCGGAACAATTTTTTCGGAATAAAATTTTTTTATTGCCAGAACAATTAGAAAATTATTCCGCAACAAAAAATTTTTGTTCTGAGACAAATCTAACCGAATTTACACATGTGAGCCGGTTTAGGCTCAAAACACTAAATCTGGAGGGAGAGGGCGCTCTATGTGACAAGTCTGACCCGTGACCCCGAGCAGCGCCCGATGAAAAACCACCGATAGACATACTAACTAATTGTGCCCCTTGCCCACTCTCCTCAACTGGGCAACATACTCGGAGAAAATTACACAAGTGCCAAGTGTGAAGTACAGAAAAAACCCATTGTCCAGCATGATTTGTTCCTCACTGAACAGCAACGGCTAGGACTAGGACACAATGCTAAGGGACCCAAATGCCAGGCTTGTGCGGATCCATTCCAAGCTTACGGTTGTTGTCTCTggacggcccggcccggcccaccCATTCAACTGCAGCCGGCTCGGCCCAGCAAAGGCAAACATCCCCTGGGCCCTGGCCATCTCCCTCCGCTCCGGCGACGACGATGACCATCCTTCCAAAATCCAAATCCCCACCaaacaaagcaaagcaaagcaaagcaaaatGGCGGACGAGTACGATGCCCTCTCCCTCTTCGCCTCTCGCCTCCTCTCCCACCCCTCCACCACCttcggggacggggacggggaccacctcctccgcctgcTCCAGGCCGCGCTCTCCGCTGGCCCCGACGTCCCCGCTCTGCTACAAAcgcgctccgccgcccgccgcctgctTCAGGACCGCGCCAAGGAGGCattcgccttcgccgccgcgcaggctccTCCCCTCCACCATGCCAGGATCCTTAACTCAACTCCCAACACTGCTAATCCTTAACTCTATTATCATGCATCTGCACTCACAGAGCTGCCTTGCCATGAGATATGAGGCTCTGCTTCTGCGAGACGCTAAATTCTCTGACAGCCACCATCTCAAAGTGTCACGCGAGGAGTGGTTAACTTTCGCAAAGGATGCTCTTCACAACGGCTTCTACACCATTGCTTCCAAGGTACTTCAATTCCCCATTACAGTCCTCTTTGATAGATATTTGCCAGTTAAGGCGATAAGGCCCAGTAATGTCTCAGCTCAGTAACTATCCAAGTAACTCTATCAGCAAATAGTAATACCATATTTATGTTTTCGCTAATCGGTATGCCAGTTCCCCCGGGCACCAACCAATTTATATTATTCAAATGGACAAGCATCATCTCTTACTACAATGTCTGAAGAAAGTGTCCCTGTACGCTGACACTGGCCTGCCTGCATTGTAACTTTTTCAGGCATTTGCACATGCTACTGCACACACTCATCGCAGCCACCCAAGGCAGTTTGACTCCACTGATTCCATTGACAAGGACATGATCAATGATATAACTGGACTTCAAACCCTGGCCGAGTCATTATCTGCAAAGCATTCTGGTGAGTTTTGCAAGCAATGCCATCAATTGTTTAAATTACATGCAGACAAACTGAGTTCGCTTTGACTTTTGACGAAAACCAAATGTGAGAAACTCAACTTGCTTTATTTTTACAAATTGAGTAAATGAAAGAGTGATACATACATGCAATCAACAGGAATAAAATATCTGACCACCTGCTTTATCAAACTTCTGTTATCTACGACAGTTGCAGGGCTATTAGGATCGAGTCTGATCTCTTTAACCCTGGAGCATAGGCATAGCTCAACTCACAACTCAGGACGCTGAATCTTCTCTTATATATACACCAGTGAAATGTTTGAATAATTTTCCAAGTAACTAACCGATACTACTCTTTCTACCATGACAGTTCAGATCAGACAGAGTCAGCTGAATACATGAAAAGGAGAAAGTCGGGTGTTCATGAGAAGTATAATTTGCAATCAGGAAAACCAAAGCTACCTGGCACTTCAATGTATATGTTAGGGATCAAAACAAGGAACATAAAGAAACTGCTTCATAGCCGTGAAAGGAATTTGGGGGATATTTTGAAGCAATCTTAGTATGGCATCTTCCACATGACTGACAAGAATGAGCATGATCTGTAGTAGGAGTCATTTTGTAAAAGGTGAGTTTAATGCcttaattttacttatttctGGAACTCTATTCTTTTTAACTTATTTCTTCCTAACAAAGCGCATCTGCACTTCAATCTCTTATGCCTAGTTGAGCATCTGcagtaccagtatcagtaccatCTCATAGG
This genomic interval from Panicum virgatum strain AP13 chromosome 8K, P.virgatum_v5, whole genome shotgun sequence contains the following:
- the LOC120646447 gene encoding LOW QUALITY PROTEIN: uncharacterized protein LOC120646447 (The sequence of the model RefSeq protein was modified relative to this genomic sequence to represent the inferred CDS: inserted 2 bases in 1 codon; substituted 1 base at 1 genomic stop codon); amino-acid sequence: MLRDPNARLVRIHSKLTVVVSGRPGPAHPFNCSRLGPAKANIPWALAISLRSGDDDDHPSKIQIPTKQSKAKQSKMADEYDALSLFASRLLSHPSTTFGDGDGDHLLRLLQAALSAGPDVPALLQTRSAARRLLQDRAKEAFAFAAAQAPPLHHARILNSTPNTANPXLYYHASALXQSCLAMRYEALLLRDAKFSDSHHLKVSREEWLTFAKDALHNGFYTIASKAFAHATAHTHRSHPRQFDSTDSIDKDMINDITGLQTLAESLSAKHSVQIRQSQLNT